The following proteins are encoded in a genomic region of bacterium:
- a CDS encoding response regulator, with protein sequence MHRILVIDDEEQILNALRRRLERAGYDVTTAGDEAGAIRTILSETPFDAVVTDMSMDDAESGLRVLQAAISRDLFAEVIVLTAYGNVANAVECMRRGAFDYLEKNIPGVDVYELLTMKVEQAVDRRREAVRTVEKWERLAAEKQVK encoded by the coding sequence ATGCATCGAATACTCGTGATTGATGATGAGGAACAAATATTAAACGCGTTAAGGCGTCGTTTGGAGCGTGCCGGTTATGACGTTACTACGGCGGGGGATGAAGCGGGGGCGATAAGAACAATCCTCTCTGAGACCCCCTTTGACGCTGTTGTGACAGATATGTCGATGGATGACGCCGAGAGCGGCCTGCGAGTGCTCCAGGCGGCAATTTCACGCGATCTGTTTGCGGAAGTGATTGTGCTTACAGCATACGGCAATGTTGCGAATGCTGTTGAGTGTATGCGGCGTGGCGCTTTTGATTATCTTGAGAAGAATATTCCTGGCGTGGATGTTTATGAATTGCTGACTATGAAAGTAGAGCAGGCAGTTGATCGCCGGCGTGAAGCTGTGAGAACAGTTGAAAAGTGGGAACGGTTGGCAGCGGAGAAGCAGGTT
- a CDS encoding GAF domain-containing protein, producing MQILSAIQNLSQMVLNEPDTEKVLHAVATEALRCTGANWSAIALVDEQVGKMLFRCTIGEGWPDNKKTFELVVTDASGKGITPFVAATGRPYLSGDVNRDSHYLPMSDRTQSELAVPVLDAHNRVRGVLNVERDKKNSFNDEHVQMLQSLASLVALHLQLNRYLKHQQALVKIGMSLPISADEESLLDQVMQVTEALLRFEASSIFLLDEATEQIVLRASRGDLLDKVNIARYSIGEGLTGWVVANFKSVRAENPQHDQRWEGRHLELPMEEIGAFLAVPILTRDRCVGVIRVLRRKSENRWLKNAFTEEDEEVLTAIAGQLGAGLEGIRMLGRLLRAERMAAWGELSAKAAHVLGNSAFAIGGDMNELMYLTNEPGDHTDQYRELALSLRRGITRLEGVLAEFRGFVMATQLNKEDVEITCLLRETMKEFYPKRSNVKLELNLCEDLPVIQADVTKLKRLFTELVENSLHFQEEGIIQISNELVPPEGVPENLALARGRSYVRIIVEDQGPGVPHERKKRIFNPFNSSRVKGMGLGLSIVKGIVDAHEGVIVEDGTPGEGARFVIYLPLRSNKNGRNNGNASNTRD from the coding sequence ATGCAGATTCTGTCAGCCATTCAGAACCTATCACAGATGGTATTGAACGAGCCTGATACGGAGAAGGTGCTTCACGCGGTTGCGACTGAAGCGCTTCGATGTACGGGGGCTAACTGGTCGGCGATTGCGTTGGTTGACGAACAGGTTGGGAAGATGCTTTTCCGGTGCACTATTGGTGAAGGGTGGCCTGACAACAAGAAGACTTTTGAACTTGTTGTTACCGATGCCTCAGGGAAGGGAATTACCCCATTCGTAGCTGCAACTGGACGCCCCTATTTATCTGGAGATGTTAATCGGGACTCACATTACTTACCAATGTCCGATCGCACACAAAGTGAATTAGCCGTGCCGGTTCTCGATGCCCATAATCGTGTTCGCGGCGTTTTGAATGTTGAACGAGATAAGAAGAATTCTTTTAATGATGAGCATGTACAGATGCTTCAATCGCTGGCTTCACTCGTTGCGCTTCATCTTCAGCTCAATAGGTATTTAAAGCACCAGCAGGCGTTGGTGAAAATCGGCATGTCTCTGCCAATTAGCGCTGATGAGGAATCACTGCTCGACCAGGTGATGCAAGTGACTGAGGCGCTGCTTCGTTTTGAAGCAAGTTCAATTTTCTTGCTTGATGAAGCTACCGAGCAGATAGTGTTACGCGCTTCGCGTGGAGATCTTCTGGATAAGGTGAACATCGCTCGCTATTCGATCGGTGAAGGGCTTACGGGGTGGGTTGTCGCTAATTTCAAGTCTGTCCGAGCTGAAAACCCTCAGCACGATCAACGCTGGGAGGGAAGACATTTGGAACTGCCCATGGAAGAGATTGGGGCATTTCTTGCGGTGCCGATTTTAACGCGTGACCGATGCGTTGGAGTTATTCGGGTCCTCAGACGAAAGAGCGAGAATCGTTGGCTCAAAAATGCTTTTACGGAAGAGGATGAGGAAGTGCTGACCGCGATTGCGGGCCAGCTTGGCGCTGGGTTAGAGGGGATCCGAATGTTGGGACGCCTTTTGAGGGCGGAACGAATGGCTGCTTGGGGTGAGTTATCGGCGAAGGCAGCGCATGTTTTGGGCAACAGCGCTTTTGCTATCGGTGGTGATATGAATGAACTCATGTACCTAACGAATGAACCGGGAGATCACACTGATCAGTATAGAGAATTAGCGTTGAGCCTTCGACGCGGTATAACCAGGCTAGAGGGTGTGCTTGCCGAATTTCGTGGATTTGTGATGGCAACACAGCTAAATAAAGAAGATGTGGAAATAACGTGTCTTCTTCGCGAAACAATGAAGGAGTTTTATCCTAAACGTAGTAATGTAAAACTGGAACTTAATCTTTGTGAAGATCTTCCTGTAATTCAGGCTGATGTTACCAAGTTGAAACGTCTATTTACTGAGCTGGTTGAAAATTCATTGCATTTTCAAGAAGAAGGAATCATACAGATCAGTAATGAATTAGTACCTCCGGAGGGCGTACCAGAGAATTTAGCGCTAGCGCGAGGAAGATCTTACGTCCGAATAATAGTTGAAGACCAAGGGCCAGGCGTGCCTCATGAACGCAAGAAACGGATTTTCAATCCGTTCAATTCTTCGCGAGTAAAGGGAATGGGGTTGGGCCTTTCCATCGTAAAAGGTATTGTAGATGCGCACGAAGGGGTTATTGTTGAAGACGGGACCCCTGGAGAAGGTGCGCGGTTCGTTATTTATCTGCCACTGCGCAGCAACAAGAATGGAAGGAATAATGGTAATGCATCGAATACTCGTGATTGA